The proteins below are encoded in one region of Ornithinimicrobium avium:
- the qcrA gene encoding cytochrome bc1 complex Rieske iron-sulfur subunit gives MSTHDNLPAVVEEPSPDRFPNPGIEPHRPRRSDVSEAAANRSAMQVVAMFTASALASIAFLVVYYVIDPQAKATIVGLGEMSLYNLLLGLTMGVSLLGIGMGAVHWAKTLMPDEEISEERHPQASDEEDRETVAWQLSHGWRSSQLNRRSALLGSAGGALGLFALPLVIPVVAGLGPRPREELFVTNWEAGKRLMIDPAGAPIRAADVTQGSVFHVMPEGYTGAAAHELDPEVLMTAKAKDPIILVKLNPAKIRSQKQRDWGYDGIVAYSKVCTHVGCPVALYEQQTHHLLCPCHQSTFDMTDDCKVIFGPAKRPLPQLPITVDDEGYLVAADAFQEPIGPSFFERERPGLLMENPEKLPYPVDATEDE, from the coding sequence GTGAGCACGCACGACAACCTCCCGGCCGTGGTCGAGGAGCCCTCGCCGGACCGGTTCCCCAACCCCGGCATCGAGCCGCACCGGCCGCGGCGCTCGGACGTCTCCGAGGCGGCCGCGAACCGCTCCGCGATGCAGGTGGTGGCGATGTTCACCGCCTCCGCCCTGGCCTCCATCGCCTTCCTGGTCGTCTACTACGTGATCGACCCGCAGGCGAAGGCGACGATCGTCGGCCTCGGCGAGATGAGCCTCTACAACCTGCTGCTCGGCCTGACCATGGGCGTGTCGCTGCTCGGCATCGGCATGGGCGCCGTGCACTGGGCCAAGACGCTCATGCCCGACGAGGAGATCTCCGAGGAGCGGCACCCGCAGGCCTCTGACGAGGAGGACCGCGAGACCGTCGCCTGGCAGCTGTCCCACGGCTGGCGCAGCTCCCAGCTCAACCGGCGCAGCGCGCTGCTCGGCTCGGCCGGCGGGGCGCTGGGTCTCTTCGCCCTCCCGCTGGTCATCCCGGTCGTCGCCGGCCTGGGTCCGCGCCCGCGCGAGGAGCTGTTCGTCACCAACTGGGAGGCCGGCAAGCGGCTCATGATCGACCCCGCCGGTGCCCCGATCCGGGCTGCCGACGTCACCCAGGGATCGGTCTTCCACGTCATGCCCGAGGGGTACACCGGGGCCGCGGCCCACGAGCTGGACCCCGAGGTCCTGATGACCGCCAAGGCCAAGGACCCGATCATCCTGGTCAAGCTGAACCCGGCCAAGATCCGCAGCCAGAAGCAGCGGGACTGGGGCTATGACGGGATCGTGGCCTACTCCAAGGTGTGCACCCACGTCGGCTGCCCGGTGGCGCTCTACGAGCAGCAGACCCACCACCTGCTCTGCCCGTGCCACCAGTCCACCTTCGACATGACCGACGACTGCAAGGTGATCTTCGGTCCGGCCAAGCGGCCGCTGCCCCAGCTGCCGATCACCGTCGACGACGAGGGCTACCTCGTCGCCGCCGACGCCTTCCAGGAGCCGATCGGTCCGAGCTTCTTCGAGCGGGAGCGCCCGGGTCTGCTCATGGAGAACCCCGAGAAGTTGCCCTACCCGGTCGACGCGACGGAGGATGAGTGA
- the qcrC gene encoding cytochrome bc1 complex diheme cytochrome c subunit: MSSLAALRRSPIALLVVLLLGLTFTGTAYAALQPSAPGGAAAAAASADDVKEGHKLFLANCATCHGTNGEGVTGAGEGEGAYGPSLVGVGAAAVDFQVSTGRMPMAAPGVQAPQNPGNVLLSEEQISQLSAYVASLGPGPAIPEVNLEGADLAAGGAAYRTNCAMCHNASGTGGALTRGKYAPTLHGVDPVYMYEAMLTGPQSMPVFNDQNLTPEDKTNIIAFLKNIEEGGNSYGGAGLGSVGPAGDALFIWTLGIGALIALAVWIGRKAA; this comes from the coding sequence GTGAGTTCCCTCGCCGCACTGCGCCGCAGCCCCATAGCGCTGCTGGTCGTGCTCCTGCTGGGCCTGACCTTCACCGGCACGGCCTACGCCGCGCTCCAGCCCAGCGCCCCCGGCGGCGCCGCCGCCGCGGCGGCCTCCGCCGACGACGTGAAGGAGGGGCACAAGCTGTTCCTGGCCAACTGCGCCACCTGTCACGGGACCAACGGCGAGGGCGTCACCGGCGCCGGCGAGGGAGAGGGTGCCTACGGGCCCTCCCTGGTCGGCGTGGGCGCCGCCGCCGTCGACTTCCAGGTCTCGACCGGCCGGATGCCGATGGCGGCCCCGGGCGTGCAGGCCCCGCAGAACCCCGGCAACGTCCTCCTCAGCGAGGAGCAGATCAGCCAGCTCTCCGCCTACGTCGCCTCCCTGGGCCCCGGCCCGGCGATCCCCGAGGTCAACCTCGAGGGGGCGGACCTCGCGGCCGGCGGTGCGGCATACCGGACCAACTGCGCGATGTGCCACAACGCCTCCGGTACCGGTGGTGCGCTGACGCGGGGCAAGTACGCCCCGACCCTGCACGGCGTCGATCCGGTGTACATGTACGAGGCGATGCTGACCGGACCGCAGTCGATGCCGGTCTTCAACGACCAGAACCTCACCCCTGAGGACAAGACCAACATCATCGCGTTCCTGAAGAACATCGAGGAGGGCGGCAACTCCTACGGCGGGGCCGGCCTCGGCTCCGTGGGGCCGGCCGGGGACGCGCTCTTCATCTGGACCCTGGGCATCGGCGCCCTGATCGCCCTGGCGGTCTGGATCGGACGGAAGGCAGCCTGA
- the ctaE gene encoding aa3-type cytochrome oxidase subunit III, protein MTDADRFHATMHGPATRPNMTAVGTMVWLSSEIMFFAGLFAMYFTIRSVRPELWTDRTAILDVRFALINTMILVISSLWCQFGVWKAERGIPHRTGSILHIGNPLGREGWGMREWYVVTYLFGATFIAGQVWEYATLTSEGVTPTADSYGSAFFITTGFHGLHVIGGLLAFLLIIARSFTAKRYTHAQATGAVVTSYYWHFVDVVWIALFLVIYVLQ, encoded by the coding sequence ATGACCGACGCGGATCGGTTCCACGCGACGATGCATGGGCCGGCGACCCGGCCCAACATGACCGCGGTCGGGACGATGGTCTGGCTCTCCAGCGAGATCATGTTCTTCGCGGGGCTCTTCGCGATGTACTTCACCATCCGCTCCGTACGGCCCGAGCTGTGGACCGACCGCACCGCGATCCTCGACGTGCGCTTCGCGCTGATCAACACGATGATCCTGGTCATCTCCTCGCTGTGGTGCCAGTTCGGGGTGTGGAAGGCCGAGCGGGGGATCCCGCACCGGACCGGCAGCATCTTGCACATCGGCAACCCGCTGGGCCGCGAGGGCTGGGGCATGCGCGAGTGGTACGTCGTCACCTACCTCTTCGGCGCCACCTTCATCGCGGGCCAGGTCTGGGAGTACGCCACGCTCACCAGCGAGGGCGTGACGCCTACCGCCGACTCCTACGGCTCGGCGTTCTTCATCACGACCGGCTTCCACGGGCTGCACGTGATCGGCGGACTGCTCGCCTTCCTGCTCATCATCGCCCGCAGCTTCACCGCCAAGCGCTACACGCACGCCCAGGCCACGGGCGCGGTGGTGACCTCCTACTACTGGCACTTCGTCGACGTCGTGTGGATCGCGCTGTTCCTCGTGATCTACGTGCTGCAGTGA
- a CDS encoding response regulator transcription factor: MTVTPAAPQQPPTTDARAISVLLFSNDRTVRDTVRLGVGDRPADDVVVETWLETATSEMTLMEVRDGAFDVLILDGEAQPYGGMGISRQLKNEIFECPPIIVLTGRPVDGWLATWSQADIAVPRPLDPARLAAAVAELARR; the protein is encoded by the coding sequence ATGACCGTCACTCCCGCAGCGCCCCAGCAGCCTCCGACGACCGACGCCAGGGCCATTTCGGTACTGCTCTTCAGCAACGACCGCACGGTCCGCGACACGGTGCGCCTGGGGGTTGGCGACCGCCCGGCGGACGACGTCGTCGTCGAGACCTGGCTGGAGACGGCCACCTCCGAGATGACCCTCATGGAGGTGCGCGACGGAGCCTTCGACGTCCTCATCCTCGACGGCGAGGCGCAGCCCTACGGCGGCATGGGCATCAGCCGGCAGCTGAAGAACGAGATCTTCGAGTGCCCCCCGATCATCGTGCTGACCGGACGCCCGGTGGACGGCTGGCTGGCGACCTGGTCCCAGGCCGACATCGCCGTCCCCCGCCCGCTCGACCCCGCACGCCTGGCCGCAGCGGTGGCCGAGCTCGCCCGTCGGTGA
- the trpD gene encoding anthranilate phosphoribosyltransferase → MTGTGAGQAGDGALQTWPELLTALCRGEDLSGASTAWAMDRVMSGEATPAQLASLLTGLRAKGETVDEMTGLASMMLEHAHRFEVEGPTIDIVGTGGDRAMTVNISSMSAVVMAAAGAVVVKHGNRASSSRSGSADMLEALGVRLDLRPDQVAALAPRVGITFAFANVFHPSMRHAAVVRRDLGIATAFNFLGPLTNPAQPRYAVVGSADARMAPLMAGVFASRGTRAVVFRGDDGLDEVTPATTTRMWWVGARDSVVELSLDPERLGLGLRPVDALRGGDAEHNADVARELFAGATGAVRDAVLLNAGTALALLAAGEGGGHPSSVDDLHVQVRAGMDRAEAAIDDGSALRVVERWVAATQAAVRSAGSSA, encoded by the coding sequence GTGACCGGGACCGGGGCGGGGCAGGCCGGCGACGGCGCCCTGCAGACCTGGCCCGAGCTGCTCACCGCCCTCTGCCGGGGTGAGGACCTCAGCGGCGCGTCGACCGCCTGGGCCATGGACCGGGTCATGTCCGGCGAGGCGACACCGGCGCAGCTGGCCTCCCTGCTGACCGGGTTGCGCGCCAAGGGCGAGACCGTGGACGAGATGACCGGCCTGGCCAGCATGATGCTCGAGCACGCCCACCGCTTCGAGGTCGAGGGACCGACCATCGACATCGTCGGCACCGGCGGGGACCGGGCGATGACGGTCAACATCTCCTCGATGTCGGCCGTGGTCATGGCCGCCGCCGGCGCGGTGGTCGTCAAGCACGGCAACCGGGCCTCCTCCTCCCGGTCGGGGTCGGCGGACATGCTCGAGGCGCTCGGCGTCCGCCTGGACCTCCGCCCCGACCAGGTCGCCGCGCTGGCCCCCCGGGTGGGCATCACCTTCGCCTTCGCCAACGTCTTCCATCCCTCGATGCGGCACGCCGCCGTGGTCCGCCGCGACCTCGGCATCGCGACCGCGTTCAACTTCCTCGGCCCGCTGACCAACCCCGCCCAGCCCAGGTATGCCGTGGTCGGCTCGGCCGACGCGCGCATGGCCCCGTTGATGGCAGGGGTCTTCGCCTCCCGCGGGACCCGGGCCGTGGTCTTCCGGGGCGACGACGGGCTCGACGAGGTGACCCCGGCGACGACCACCCGCATGTGGTGGGTCGGCGCTCGGGACTCGGTCGTCGAGCTCAGCCTGGACCCCGAGCGGCTCGGCCTGGGGCTGCGTCCCGTGGACGCGCTGCGCGGCGGCGACGCCGAGCACAACGCCGACGTCGCCCGCGAGCTGTTCGCCGGCGCCACCGGCGCCGTGCGTGACGCCGTCCTGCTCAACGCCGGCACCGCCCTGGCGCTGCTGGCGGCCGGGGAGGGTGGCGGCCACCCCAGCTCGGTGGACGACCTGCACGTACAGGTGCGCGCCGGCATGGACCGGGCCGAGGCGGCCATCGACGACGGCAGCGCCCTGCGCGTCGTCGAGCGCTGGGTCGCCGCGACCCAGGCCGCCGTCCGGTCGGCCGGCAGCTCTGCCTGA
- a CDS encoding cytochrome c oxidase subunit 4 yields MRTETKVFLALVPFFLLVGAIYAWQTTPTEWAGSIALILTGVMAGFVAWFFWLSGKTVDARPEDDLDGEISDQSGDYGHFAPYSWWPLFLGLSLTVLVMGIGVGWWLFVIAAPFVIWSVVGWALEYFHGEQAI; encoded by the coding sequence GTGCGTACCGAGACCAAGGTCTTCCTCGCCCTCGTCCCCTTCTTCCTCCTCGTCGGGGCCATCTACGCCTGGCAGACGACACCGACCGAGTGGGCCGGCTCCATCGCGCTGATCCTCACCGGCGTCATGGCCGGCTTCGTGGCGTGGTTCTTCTGGCTGTCCGGCAAGACGGTCGACGCCCGGCCCGAGGACGACCTCGACGGTGAGATCAGCGACCAGTCCGGCGACTACGGCCACTTCGCCCCCTACTCCTGGTGGCCGCTCTTCCTCGGCCTGTCCCTGACCGTCCTGGTGATGGGCATCGGCGTCGGCTGGTGGCTGTTCGTCATCGCCGCGCCGTTCGTCATCTGGTCCGTCGTGGGCTGGGCGCTGGAGTACTTCCACGGCGAGCAGGCCATCTGA
- the ctaD gene encoding aa3-type cytochrome oxidase subunit I, producing MAIITTPRTSQERPPVHERDSFVRQTVTVLTTTDHKVIGNLYFATTMGWFVIGGIMALLIRSELFTPGLQIVTDPDQFNQLFTMHGTIMLLMFATPLFAGFSNALIPLQIGAPDVAFPRLNMLAYWMFTFGSLVAVGGFLTPGGAASFGWFAYHPLAGPAHSPGLGGDLWVLGLAITGFATIFGAVNFITTIVCMRAPGMTMFRMPIFTWNALVTSIMVLMVFPVLAAAFFGMAVDRIFGWHIYDPTSGGAMLWQHLFWFFGHPEVYIIALPFFGIITEVIPVFSRKPLFGYKTLVFATVAIAALSVTVWAHHMYATGAVLLEFFAIMTMLIAVPTGVKFFNWIGTMWRGSVKLDTPMLWAVGFLVTFLFGGLTGVILASPALDYHVTDSYFVVAHFHYVVFGTVVFAMFSGYYFWWPKFTGHMLDERLGKIHFWMLFFGFHGTFLIQHWLGVVGMPRRYADYMPDEGFTLMNQVSTVSSFLLAASMLPFFLAVWKSFHTPKVMVDDPWGWGGSLEWATSCPPPRHNFESIPRIRSERPAFDLHHPEIGTLESAEPDKSISEQLLGGPDTDPHGAVGTETGGTTGEER from the coding sequence ATGGCGATCATCACCACGCCGAGGACGTCGCAGGAGCGGCCGCCCGTCCACGAGCGCGACTCCTTCGTGCGGCAGACGGTCACGGTCCTGACGACGACGGACCACAAGGTCATCGGCAACCTGTACTTCGCGACCACCATGGGGTGGTTCGTCATCGGCGGCATCATGGCGCTGCTGATCCGCTCCGAGCTCTTCACGCCGGGCCTGCAGATCGTCACCGACCCCGACCAGTTCAACCAGCTGTTCACGATGCACGGCACGATCATGCTGCTGATGTTCGCGACACCGTTGTTCGCGGGCTTCTCCAACGCGCTCATCCCCCTGCAGATCGGCGCGCCGGACGTCGCGTTCCCGCGGCTGAACATGCTGGCCTACTGGATGTTCACCTTCGGCAGCCTGGTGGCGGTCGGCGGCTTCCTCACCCCGGGCGGCGCCGCGTCGTTCGGCTGGTTCGCCTACCACCCGCTGGCCGGCCCGGCGCACAGCCCCGGTCTCGGCGGTGACCTGTGGGTCCTCGGCCTGGCGATCACCGGTTTCGCGACGATCTTCGGCGCGGTCAACTTCATCACCACGATCGTGTGCATGCGCGCCCCGGGCATGACGATGTTCCGGATGCCGATCTTCACCTGGAACGCCCTGGTCACCTCGATCATGGTGCTGATGGTGTTCCCGGTCCTGGCCGCGGCGTTCTTCGGGATGGCGGTCGACCGCATCTTCGGCTGGCACATCTACGACCCGACCAGCGGCGGTGCCATGCTCTGGCAGCACCTGTTCTGGTTCTTCGGCCATCCTGAGGTCTACATCATCGCGCTGCCGTTCTTCGGCATCATCACCGAGGTCATCCCGGTCTTCTCCCGCAAGCCGCTGTTCGGCTACAAGACGCTGGTCTTCGCCACCGTGGCCATCGCGGCCCTGTCGGTGACGGTGTGGGCGCACCACATGTACGCCACCGGCGCGGTCCTGCTGGAGTTCTTCGCGATCATGACGATGCTGATCGCGGTGCCCACGGGCGTGAAGTTCTTCAACTGGATCGGCACGATGTGGCGAGGCTCGGTCAAGCTGGACACGCCCATGCTCTGGGCGGTCGGCTTCCTGGTGACCTTCCTCTTCGGCGGCCTGACCGGTGTCATCCTGGCCAGCCCCGCGCTGGACTACCACGTGACCGACTCCTACTTCGTGGTGGCGCACTTCCACTACGTCGTCTTCGGCACCGTCGTCTTCGCGATGTTCTCCGGCTACTACTTCTGGTGGCCGAAGTTCACCGGGCACATGCTCGACGAGCGCCTGGGCAAGATCCACTTCTGGATGCTGTTCTTCGGCTTCCACGGCACCTTCCTCATCCAGCACTGGCTGGGTGTGGTCGGCATGCCGCGGCGCTACGCCGACTACATGCCCGACGAGGGGTTCACGCTGATGAACCAGGTCTCGACGGTGTCCTCCTTCCTCCTGGCCGCCTCGATGCTGCCGTTCTTCCTGGCGGTGTGGAAGAGCTTCCACACCCCCAAGGTCATGGTCGACGACCCGTGGGGCTGGGGCGGCTCGCTGGAGTGGGCCACCTCATGCCCGCCCCCGCGGCACAACTTCGAGTCGATCCCGCGGATCCGCTCCGAGCGTCCCGCCTTCGACCTGCACCACCCCGAGATCGGCACCCTGGAGTCGGCCGAGCCGGACAAGTCGATCTCCGAGCAGCTGCTCGGGGGTCCGGACACGGACCCGCACGGAGCTGTGGGCACCGAGACCGGTGGCACCACCGGAGAGGAGCGCTGA
- the ctaC gene encoding aa3-type cytochrome oxidase subunit II, producing the protein MQRREETRPRRAGRRVALAAVVGGSAVLLTGCGEAFQRGYMPPPITTSATEIMHFWNAMWITALAVGVLVWGLILWSVFAYRRRREDDLPPQFRYHIPLEILYTIVPVLMVAAIFGKTVDVQNTMFEMEDNPDVVVNVAAKMWSWDFNYVNEDVYVAGTQASALNEAKPGLRETLPTMVLPVDSRVEFVLTSRDVVHSFWVPSFLMKMDVLPGRVNKFQVTTTEEGSFDGKCAELCGAYHSEMLFNVDVVSQDEYDAFIEDLRAQGHSGQLGHDLDRYELQPDQKSRLPEPAGR; encoded by the coding sequence GTGCAACGGCGTGAGGAGACGAGGCCCCGTCGGGCCGGCCGACGGGTGGCCCTGGCCGCCGTCGTCGGGGGGTCAGCTGTCCTGCTCACCGGCTGTGGTGAGGCCTTCCAGCGTGGCTACATGCCGCCGCCGATCACCACGTCCGCGACCGAGATCATGCACTTCTGGAACGCCATGTGGATCACCGCGCTGGCGGTCGGGGTGCTGGTCTGGGGGCTGATCCTGTGGTCGGTCTTCGCCTACCGGCGCCGCCGTGAGGACGACCTGCCGCCGCAGTTCCGCTACCACATCCCGCTCGAGATCCTCTACACCATCGTCCCGGTCCTGATGGTGGCCGCGATCTTCGGCAAGACGGTCGACGTGCAGAACACGATGTTCGAGATGGAGGACAACCCGGACGTCGTGGTCAACGTGGCCGCCAAGATGTGGAGCTGGGACTTCAACTACGTCAACGAGGACGTCTACGTGGCCGGCACCCAGGCCAGCGCCCTCAACGAGGCCAAGCCCGGGCTGCGCGAGACCCTGCCCACGATGGTGCTGCCGGTCGACAGCCGCGTGGAGTTCGTCCTGACCTCCCGCGACGTCGTTCACTCCTTCTGGGTCCCGTCCTTCCTGATGAAGATGGACGTCCTGCCCGGCCGGGTCAACAAGTTCCAGGTCACCACGACCGAGGAGGGCTCCTTCGACGGCAAGTGCGCCGAGCTCTGCGGCGCCTACCACTCGGAGATGCTCTTCAACGTCGACGTCGTCTCCCAGGACGAGTACGACGCCTTCATCGAGGACCTCCGCGCCCAGGGCCACTCCGGCCAGCTCGGGCACGACCTCGACCGCTACGAGCTCCAGCCGGACCAGAAGTCCAGGCTGCCCGAGCCGGCCGGACGCTAA
- the aat gene encoding leucyl/phenylalanyl-tRNA--protein transferase: protein MEGAAPGEDLVGVGADLAPGTILEAYRSGMFPMGLGERGGPPLGWWSPDPRGVLLPGDLHVSRSLRRSLRGFEITYDTAFADVLLACADPTRPGAWISPAVATAYLGLHETGWAHSVEVWRQGRLAGGLYGLALGRLFAAESKFHHVTDASKAAVVGLVAAMDADGPHARPWLVDVQWRTEHLATLGVREVRRTAYLELLRTALTAEPPTRWRRGAADRGSPRGTL, encoded by the coding sequence GTGGAGGGCGCCGCGCCGGGGGAGGACCTCGTCGGCGTCGGCGCGGACCTCGCGCCCGGCACGATCCTGGAGGCCTACCGCTCCGGGATGTTCCCGATGGGCCTGGGCGAGCGCGGCGGTCCCCCCCTGGGCTGGTGGTCGCCGGACCCACGTGGTGTCCTGCTGCCCGGCGACCTGCACGTCAGCCGCTCGCTGCGCCGCTCCCTGCGCGGCTTCGAGATCACCTACGACACGGCCTTCGCCGACGTCCTCCTCGCCTGCGCCGACCCCACGCGCCCGGGCGCGTGGATCAGCCCGGCGGTCGCGACCGCCTACCTCGGTCTGCACGAGACCGGCTGGGCGCACTCGGTGGAGGTATGGCGGCAGGGTCGCCTCGCCGGTGGGCTCTACGGCCTCGCCCTCGGCCGGCTCTTCGCCGCCGAGTCCAAGTTCCACCACGTGACCGACGCCTCCAAGGCGGCGGTCGTCGGGCTGGTCGCGGCGATGGACGCGGACGGTCCGCACGCACGCCCGTGGCTGGTCGACGTGCAGTGGCGCACCGAGCACCTCGCCACGCTCGGGGTGCGCGAGGTGCGCCGCACGGCATACCTCGAGCTGCTCCGCACCGCGCTGACCGCGGAACCGCCGACACGGTGGCGTCGTGGCGCGGCCGATCGGGGGTCCCCACGTGGCACACTGTGA
- a CDS encoding HesB/IscA family protein: MTDTTQSTATHGVTLSPVAAEKVKSLLAQEGRDDLRLRIGVQPGGCSGLIYQLYFDERTLDGDLVADFDGVQVVVDRMSSPYLDGASIDFADTIEKQGFTIDNPNAGGSCACGDSFG, translated from the coding sequence ATGACGGACACCACCCAGAGCACCGCGACCCACGGCGTCACCCTGAGCCCGGTCGCCGCGGAGAAGGTCAAGAGCCTGCTGGCGCAGGAAGGCCGTGACGACCTGCGGCTGCGCATCGGCGTCCAGCCCGGCGGCTGCTCTGGCCTGATCTACCAGCTCTACTTCGACGAGCGCACCCTCGACGGGGACCTCGTGGCCGACTTCGACGGCGTCCAGGTCGTGGTCGACCGGATGAGCTCCCCCTACCTCGACGGGGCGAGCATCGACTTCGCCGACACGATCGAGAAGCAGGGCTTCACGATCGACAACCCCAATGCTGGCGGATCCTGCGCCTGCGGCGACTCCTTCGGCTGA
- a CDS encoding glycerate kinase, with protein sequence MAAPRVVVVAERADGLPPHEAARAVASGWARQSPHVQVEALASHSGGAGFADVVARTLGATIQPVVVPGPLGEEVPAGVALVEGPGGTTAYLDTAQVCGRHLVGEESLRDPWGMTSAGVGRLLTRAREAGAGRIVVGVGPLACHDGGVGMLVQLGAGEDLANLPAVRDDWAGTRLVLATTTEMPLLGFSGPSALLSEEHGVPREVTQRLETRLGELSDHVNRVMPPATDLLTGQPLRPERQRGAGTGGGVGYALQLLGARTDTGAHLLLDELGIREHLPASLLVLVTDSYDDDAVWEGVVVETARAALDTATPTVVLSREAVLGRRGGMALGVSGSYALRPDEHLSALAARVARTWTPAPPPGGVV encoded by the coding sequence ATGGCCGCCCCCCGCGTCGTCGTCGTCGCCGAGCGCGCCGACGGCCTGCCGCCGCACGAGGCCGCCCGCGCGGTCGCCTCCGGGTGGGCGAGACAGTCTCCGCACGTGCAGGTCGAGGCGCTCGCCTCGCACTCCGGCGGCGCCGGCTTCGCCGACGTCGTCGCCCGGACCCTGGGCGCGACGATCCAGCCCGTGGTCGTCCCGGGCCCGCTCGGGGAAGAGGTGCCTGCGGGCGTCGCGCTCGTCGAGGGACCGGGCGGCACCACCGCATACCTCGACACCGCGCAGGTGTGCGGCCGGCACCTGGTGGGCGAGGAGTCGCTGCGCGACCCGTGGGGTATGACGTCCGCCGGCGTCGGCCGTCTTCTCACGCGCGCGCGTGAGGCCGGGGCGGGGCGGATCGTCGTCGGCGTCGGCCCGCTCGCCTGCCACGACGGCGGCGTGGGGATGCTCGTTCAGCTCGGCGCGGGGGAGGACCTCGCGAACCTGCCCGCCGTGCGCGACGACTGGGCCGGGACCCGGCTCGTGCTGGCCACGACGACGGAGATGCCGCTGCTGGGCTTCAGCGGGCCGAGCGCGCTGCTGAGCGAGGAGCACGGCGTGCCGCGCGAGGTCACCCAGCGGCTCGAGACGCGCCTGGGGGAGCTGTCCGACCACGTCAACCGGGTCATGCCGCCGGCCACCGACCTGCTCACCGGGCAGCCCCTGCGGCCCGAGCGGCAGCGGGGGGCGGGCACCGGCGGCGGCGTGGGCTACGCGCTCCAGCTGCTCGGCGCCCGCACCGACACCGGGGCGCACCTGCTGCTCGACGAGCTGGGCATCCGCGAGCACCTGCCCGCCTCCCTGCTCGTGCTGGTGACCGACTCCTACGACGACGACGCGGTCTGGGAGGGCGTCGTCGTCGAGACCGCCCGCGCGGCCCTCGACACCGCCACGCCGACCGTGGTGCTGTCCCGGGAGGCGGTGCTGGGGCGCCGGGGCGGCATGGCGCTGGGCGTCAGCGGCTCCTACGCCCTGCGCCCGGACGAGCACCTGTCCGCGCTGGCCGCGCGCGTCGCCCGCACCTGGACCCCCGCGCCGCCCCCGGGTGGCGTAGTCTAA
- the trpS gene encoding tryptophan--tRNA ligase: MTTTSDAPPDDSSDALADSTSDASLARSIARSAQIGKDLETDPGQFRMLTGDRPTGHLHLGHYFGSLRNRVALQDKGVETFVLIADYQVITDRDGVDHMRERVFSLLADYLALGLDPARTTIFTHSQIPALNQLMLPFLSLVTDSELRRNPTVKAEQEATGGRPMSGLMLTYPVHQAADILFCKANVVPVGKDQLPHLEQTRVVARRFDERYGRAGDRSAPVFPQPDALLSEVPNLLGTDGTKMSKSKGNVIELRMSADETARAIKKAVTDSDRHITYDPASRPEVANLVLLASLTTGRDPHTIAEEIGDGGSGGLKKLVTEAVNEHLAPVRARRGELEADPAHLRAVLAEGNGRADAVAQATIAEVREAMQMVYA; the protein is encoded by the coding sequence GTGACCACGACCTCCGACGCGCCCCCGGACGACAGCTCCGACGCCCTCGCCGACTCCACGTCCGACGCCTCGCTGGCGCGCAGCATCGCGCGCTCGGCGCAGATCGGGAAGGACCTGGAGACCGACCCGGGCCAGTTCCGGATGCTGACCGGCGACCGGCCGACCGGGCACCTGCACCTGGGCCACTACTTCGGCAGCCTGCGCAACCGGGTCGCCCTGCAGGACAAGGGTGTGGAGACCTTCGTGCTCATCGCCGACTACCAGGTCATCACCGACCGGGACGGCGTGGACCACATGCGGGAGCGCGTGTTCTCGCTGCTGGCCGACTACCTGGCGCTCGGACTGGACCCGGCGCGCACCACGATCTTCACGCACAGCCAGATCCCCGCCCTCAACCAGCTCATGCTGCCCTTCCTCTCCCTGGTCACCGACAGCGAGCTGCGCCGCAACCCCACGGTCAAGGCCGAGCAGGAGGCGACGGGTGGGCGGCCGATGAGCGGGCTGATGCTCACCTACCCGGTGCACCAGGCCGCCGACATCCTCTTCTGCAAGGCCAACGTCGTCCCGGTGGGCAAGGACCAGCTGCCGCACCTGGAGCAGACCCGCGTCGTGGCCCGCCGCTTCGACGAGCGCTACGGCCGCGCCGGCGACAGGAGCGCGCCCGTCTTCCCGCAGCCCGACGCGCTCCTGTCCGAGGTCCCCAACCTGCTGGGCACCGACGGCACCAAGATGAGCAAGTCCAAGGGCAACGTCATCGAGCTGCGGATGAGCGCGGACGAGACCGCCAGGGCCATCAAGAAGGCCGTGACCGACTCCGACCGCCACATCACCTACGACCCGGCCAGCCGCCCGGAGGTCGCCAACCTCGTCCTGCTCGCCTCCCTCACCACCGGCCGCGACCCCCACACGATCGCCGAGGAGATCGGCGACGGCGGCTCCGGCGGTCTGAAGAAGCTGGTCACCGAGGCCGTCAACGAGCACCTGGCGCCGGTCCGCGCCCGCCGCGGGGAGCTCGAGGCGGACCCCGCGCACCTGCGCGCCGTGCTCGCCGAGGGCAACGGGCGCGCCGACGCGGTCGCGCAGGCCACGATCGCCGAGGTCCGCGAGGCCATGCAGATGGTCTACGCCTGA